A window from Vulcanimicrobium alpinum encodes these proteins:
- the dnaK gene encoding molecular chaperone DnaK, whose translation MAKVVGIDLGTTNSVVAVMEGQSPTVIANSEGSRTTPSVVAFTKTGERLVGQLAKRQAVTNPDRTISSIKRKMGTDYKVKIDGKDYTPQEISSMILQKLVNDASAYLGERVTKAVVTVPAYFNDAQRQATKDAGKIAGLDVLRIINEPTAAALAYGLDKKGNETILVWDLGGGTFDVSILEVGDGVFEVKSTNGDTHLGGDDYDHRIVEWLVAEFRKEQGIDLSGDRQAMQRLTEAAEKAKIELSGTVTTSINLPFITADQNGPKHLDVTLTRAKFEEITQDLTDRCVKPFQNALADAKLDVAQIDEVVMVGGSTRMPVIQELVKKLTGKELNQSVNPDEVVAVGAAIQAGVLAGEVRDVVLLDVTPLSLGLETLGGVNTKLIERNTTIPTRKTQVFTTAEDGQTSVDIRVLQGEREMANDNKELGRFRLEGIPAAPRGVPQIEVTFNIDANGIVSVSAKDLGTGKEQQITITASTNLSKDEVERMVRDAEASAAADKAKREEAEIRNTASSLIYSTEKSLKEVGDKAEAGVRADVETALAELKKVSENGTADEVKAATEKLQQASYKLAETLYKSTGASSDGAAGEGAAGAQGAGSQNGTGTHPQPDDVIDAEFKEAK comes from the coding sequence ATGGCTAAAGTGGTCGGCATCGACCTCGGCACGACCAACTCGGTCGTCGCCGTGATGGAAGGGCAGAGCCCGACCGTCATCGCCAACTCCGAAGGGTCACGCACGACCCCTTCGGTCGTGGCATTCACCAAGACCGGCGAACGACTCGTCGGACAGCTCGCGAAGCGCCAGGCCGTCACCAACCCGGACCGCACGATCTCCTCGATCAAGCGGAAGATGGGGACCGATTATAAGGTCAAGATCGACGGCAAGGACTACACGCCGCAAGAGATCAGCTCGATGATTCTGCAGAAGCTCGTCAACGACGCTTCGGCATATCTCGGCGAGCGCGTCACCAAAGCCGTCGTCACCGTCCCCGCGTACTTCAACGACGCGCAGCGTCAGGCGACGAAGGACGCCGGCAAGATCGCCGGTCTCGACGTGCTGCGCATCATCAACGAGCCGACGGCCGCCGCGCTCGCGTACGGCCTCGACAAGAAGGGCAACGAGACGATCCTCGTGTGGGATCTCGGCGGCGGCACGTTCGACGTGTCGATCCTCGAAGTCGGCGACGGCGTCTTCGAAGTCAAGTCGACCAACGGCGACACGCATCTCGGCGGCGACGACTACGATCATCGCATCGTCGAGTGGCTCGTCGCGGAGTTCCGCAAGGAACAGGGCATCGATTTGAGCGGCGATCGCCAAGCGATGCAGCGCCTCACCGAAGCGGCGGAAAAGGCGAAGATCGAGCTCTCCGGCACGGTCACCACGTCGATCAACTTGCCGTTCATCACGGCCGACCAGAACGGTCCGAAGCACCTCGACGTGACGCTGACGCGCGCGAAGTTCGAGGAGATCACGCAAGATCTCACCGACCGCTGCGTCAAGCCGTTCCAGAACGCGCTCGCCGATGCGAAGCTCGACGTCGCGCAGATCGACGAGGTCGTGATGGTCGGCGGTTCGACCCGCATGCCCGTCATCCAGGAACTCGTCAAGAAGCTCACCGGCAAAGAGCTCAACCAGTCTGTCAACCCTGACGAAGTCGTCGCGGTCGGCGCGGCGATTCAGGCCGGCGTGCTCGCGGGTGAAGTCCGCGACGTCGTCCTACTCGACGTCACCCCGCTCTCGCTCGGCCTCGAAACGCTGGGCGGCGTGAACACGAAGCTCATCGAGCGCAACACCACGATCCCGACCCGCAAGACGCAGGTCTTCACGACCGCGGAAGACGGTCAAACGTCGGTCGACATCCGCGTCCTCCAAGGCGAACGCGAGATGGCGAACGACAACAAGGAGCTCGGACGCTTCCGGCTCGAGGGGATCCCGGCTGCGCCGCGCGGCGTGCCGCAGATCGAAGTGACGTTCAACATCGACGCCAACGGCATCGTGAGCGTCTCGGCAAAAGATCTCGGCACCGGCAAGGAACAGCAGATCACGATCACCGCCTCGACGAACCTCTCGAAGGACGAAGTCGAACGGATGGTCCGCGACGCCGAAGCCTCGGCGGCCGCCGACAAAGCGAAGCGCGAGGAAGCGGAGATCCGCAACACCGCGTCGTCGCTGATCTACTCGACCGAGAAGTCGCTCAAGGAAGTCGGCGACAAGGCCGAAGCCGGCGTGCGCGCCGACGTCGAGACCGCGCTCGCCGAACTCAAGAAGGTCTCGGAGAACGGCACCGCCGACGAGGTCAAAGCGGCGACCGAGAAGCTCCAGCAAGCCTCGTACAAACTCGCGGAGACGCTCTACAAGTCGACGGGTGCGTCGAGCGACGGCGCGGCGGGTGAAGGCGCGGCCGGTGCGCAGGGCGCCGGATCGCAGAACGGCACGGGCACGCACCCGCAGCCCGACGACGTGATCGACGCCGAGTTCAAGGAAGCGAAGTAA
- a CDS encoding NADP-dependent oxidoreductase, with protein MTTVDTRESREIRLAARPSGEPTGANFALASTKVGPPGDGQVLVKNAMMSVEPYMRGRMNAGRSYVPPFEVGAPLSGAAIGTVVASKDASVSEGATVMHDHGWREYAVLPAKAVRAIDTTAVPAETYLSALGTTGFTAWVGLRAIGRVKDGETLFVSAAAGAVGSMAVQLAKRWGLRVIGSASSPAKAAFVRDTLGADAAFDYHDSVRTSLNDAAPEGIDCYFDNVGGEQLEAAIGAMRDFGRAILCGAVSQYNAASPPPGPRNLVLAVGRRLRLEGFIVLDHMQRFPEFFGEVAPLVKSGAIHAPTSFVDGLENAPGALLDILRPNAHLGKVVVRLA; from the coding sequence ATGACAACCGTCGACACCCGTGAGAGCCGCGAGATCCGGCTCGCGGCGCGTCCCAGCGGCGAACCGACCGGCGCGAACTTTGCCCTCGCCTCGACGAAGGTGGGGCCGCCGGGCGACGGCCAGGTGCTCGTCAAGAACGCGATGATGTCAGTCGAGCCGTACATGCGCGGACGGATGAACGCGGGACGTTCGTACGTGCCGCCGTTCGAAGTCGGTGCGCCGCTCAGCGGCGCGGCGATCGGCACCGTCGTCGCGTCGAAGGACGCGTCGGTTTCGGAGGGCGCGACGGTGATGCACGATCATGGGTGGCGCGAGTACGCCGTGCTCCCGGCGAAAGCGGTGCGCGCGATAGACACGACTGCCGTCCCCGCCGAAACGTACCTGAGCGCGCTGGGCACCACCGGCTTCACCGCGTGGGTCGGACTGCGCGCGATCGGGCGCGTGAAGGACGGCGAGACGCTCTTCGTCTCGGCCGCCGCCGGCGCGGTCGGCTCGATGGCCGTCCAGCTCGCGAAGCGCTGGGGGCTGCGCGTGATCGGTTCGGCGAGTTCGCCGGCCAAAGCCGCGTTCGTGCGCGACACGCTCGGCGCCGACGCCGCGTTCGATTACCACGACTCCGTGCGCACGAGCTTGAACGACGCCGCTCCCGAAGGGATCGACTGCTACTTCGACAACGTCGGCGGCGAGCAGCTCGAAGCGGCGATCGGCGCGATGCGCGACTTCGGCCGCGCGATCCTGTGCGGCGCCGTCTCGCAGTACAACGCCGCGTCACCGCCGCCGGGGCCGCGGAACCTCGTCCTCGCGGTCGGCCGACGGCTCCGCCTCGAAGGCTTCATCGTCCTCGACCACATGCAGCGGTTCCCGGAGTTCTTCGGCGAGGTCGCGCCGCTGGTGAAGAGCGGCGCGATCCACGCGCCGACGTCGTTCGTCGACGGCCTCGAGAACGCGCCCGGCGCGCTCCTCGACATTCTTCGTCCGAACGCGCACCTCGGCAAGGTGGTCGTCCGTCTCGCGTAG
- a CDS encoding ABC transporter ATP-binding protein → MTRRVELRRILAFFRPYLAQETLVLVCILVGALLGLLPPLFTKWLIDDAIPAHDTHRLALNVGGMVATALVSGVIGVYQGYLNSVVGEGIMRDIRTSLVNHLHTMPLSFFTSTKTGEIMNRVSSDVDNVDNVVTGTLVSIVTNVFTMVTTVVTIFVLDWRLALLSLAIIPLMILPLSPVGRRMYNIRKKTREKRDEIESITQETLSISGITLIKSFVREAFERSRFYRVGTDLMGLEIRLAMVGRWFIAAITAMVVIGPAIVWFAGGWLAIQGELKVGTIVAFVAYLGRLYTPASALAGVQVQIVSAFAVFERIFEYLDMTPEGAERPNASVLQAVRGNVEFDDVHFSYTPERTALDGVSFRIAPGQMAAFVGPSGAGKTTITQLVPRFYDPQQGAVRVDGHDVRDVTLASLRENVGIVTQETYLFHDTIAANLRYARPDATDAEVIAAARAANIHEFVASLPDGYETIVGERGHKLSGGERQRLAIARVLLKNPRILILDEATSALDSANEAAIQAALVPLMEGRTSLVIAHRLSTILDADVIFVVEGGRIVEHGSHDELLARDGAYAQLYWKQFRDRAVEAIPS, encoded by the coding sequence GTGACGAGACGTGTCGAACTGCGCCGCATCCTGGCGTTCTTCCGGCCATATCTGGCGCAGGAGACGCTCGTTCTGGTCTGCATCCTCGTCGGCGCGCTGCTGGGGCTGCTGCCGCCGCTGTTCACCAAGTGGCTCATCGACGACGCGATCCCCGCGCACGACACCCACAGGCTTGCGCTCAACGTCGGCGGGATGGTCGCCACCGCCCTGGTGAGCGGCGTGATCGGCGTGTATCAAGGTTATCTCAACTCGGTGGTCGGCGAAGGGATCATGCGCGATATCCGCACGAGCCTCGTCAACCATCTCCACACGATGCCGCTCTCGTTCTTCACCTCGACGAAGACCGGCGAGATCATGAACCGCGTCTCGAGCGACGTCGACAACGTCGACAACGTCGTCACCGGCACGCTCGTCTCGATCGTCACCAACGTCTTCACGATGGTGACGACGGTCGTGACGATCTTCGTGCTCGACTGGCGGCTCGCGCTGCTCTCGCTCGCGATCATCCCGCTGATGATCCTGCCGCTCTCGCCGGTCGGCCGGCGGATGTACAACATCCGCAAGAAGACGCGCGAAAAACGCGACGAGATCGAGTCGATCACCCAGGAGACGCTTTCGATCTCCGGGATCACGCTGATCAAATCGTTCGTGCGCGAAGCGTTCGAACGATCGCGGTTCTACCGCGTCGGCACCGATCTGATGGGCCTTGAGATCCGGCTCGCGATGGTCGGCCGCTGGTTCATCGCGGCGATCACCGCGATGGTGGTGATCGGTCCGGCAATCGTCTGGTTCGCCGGCGGCTGGTTGGCGATCCAGGGCGAGCTGAAGGTCGGGACGATCGTCGCGTTCGTCGCGTATCTCGGCCGGCTCTACACACCCGCGTCGGCGCTCGCCGGCGTGCAGGTGCAGATCGTCTCCGCGTTCGCCGTGTTCGAGCGCATCTTCGAATATCTCGACATGACGCCCGAGGGCGCGGAACGCCCCAACGCCTCCGTGCTGCAGGCGGTGCGCGGCAACGTCGAGTTCGACGACGTGCACTTCTCCTACACGCCCGAACGCACCGCGCTCGACGGCGTCTCGTTCCGGATCGCGCCCGGTCAGATGGCGGCGTTCGTCGGGCCCTCCGGCGCCGGCAAGACGACGATCACCCAGCTCGTTCCGCGTTTCTACGATCCGCAGCAAGGTGCCGTGCGCGTCGACGGACACGACGTGCGCGACGTGACGCTGGCGAGCCTGCGCGAAAACGTCGGCATCGTCACGCAGGAAACGTACCTGTTCCACGACACGATCGCCGCGAATCTGCGCTATGCGCGCCCCGACGCGACCGATGCCGAGGTGATCGCGGCCGCGCGCGCCGCCAACATCCACGAGTTCGTCGCCTCGCTTCCCGACGGCTACGAGACGATCGTCGGCGAACGGGGCCACAAGCTCTCCGGCGGCGAGCGCCAGCGGCTCGCGATCGCGCGCGTCCTGCTCAAAAACCCGCGCATCCTCATCCTCGACGAAGCGACCAGCGCGCTCGACTCAGCGAACGAAGCGGCGATCCAAGCCGCGCTCGTCCCGCTGATGGAAGGACGCACCAGCCTCGTCATCGCGCATCGCCTCTCGACGATCCTCGACGCCGACGTCATCTTCGTCGTCGAAGGCGGCCGTATCGTCGAACACGGCTCGCACGACGAACTCCTGGCGCGCGACGGCGCCTACGCCCAGCTCTACTGGAAGCAGTTTCGCGACCGCGCGGTCGAAGCAATTCCCTCCTGA
- a CDS encoding J domain-containing protein, protein MNYKDYYAILGVPKTSTEKDIKSAYRKLARKWHPDQNPTNAKQAEEKFKDIQEAYEVLGDPEKRRKYDVLGSDWQNAAREAERQRTYRQQADFGNFNFNAGGAAPGAGASGFSDFFDMFFSGIGRRGGAGPSGFTTQAQRGEDLESTIELSLHDAYEGGKKPITLQVEDICPRCHGTGTDRNRICPQCHGTGRIRETKKFDVTIPRGVRDGQRIRLSGQGASGPGSGPRGDLYLVVHLGDDEQYERKGDDLYVDLPVSIYDLLLGADVRVPTMTGDVTMTIPAGTQNNKMLRLTGKGMPKLKNGGYGDEYVRLIGQLPTNLTDKETKLFRELATLRNGKAHESR, encoded by the coding sequence GTGAACTACAAGGACTACTACGCAATTCTCGGCGTCCCCAAGACGTCCACCGAGAAAGACATCAAGAGCGCCTATCGGAAGCTCGCGCGCAAGTGGCATCCGGATCAGAATCCGACCAACGCGAAGCAGGCTGAAGAAAAGTTCAAGGATATCCAGGAAGCGTACGAGGTGCTCGGCGATCCCGAGAAACGCCGCAAGTACGACGTCCTGGGATCCGATTGGCAGAATGCGGCGCGCGAAGCGGAGCGTCAGCGCACGTACCGCCAGCAAGCCGACTTCGGCAACTTCAACTTCAATGCAGGCGGGGCGGCGCCGGGCGCAGGCGCCAGCGGATTCTCGGATTTCTTCGATATGTTCTTCTCCGGAATCGGCCGGCGCGGCGGCGCCGGACCGTCCGGGTTCACCACGCAGGCGCAGCGAGGTGAGGATTTGGAATCGACGATCGAGCTCTCGCTCCACGATGCCTACGAAGGCGGCAAGAAACCGATCACGCTGCAGGTCGAAGACATCTGCCCGCGTTGTCACGGGACCGGAACCGATCGCAATCGCATCTGCCCGCAGTGCCATGGCACCGGCCGGATCCGCGAAACGAAGAAGTTCGACGTCACGATTCCGCGCGGCGTGCGCGACGGTCAGCGCATCCGCCTCTCCGGGCAGGGCGCAAGCGGACCAGGAAGCGGCCCGCGCGGGGACCTCTACCTGGTCGTCCATCTCGGCGACGACGAACAATACGAACGCAAAGGCGACGATCTCTACGTCGATCTGCCGGTGAGCATCTACGATCTGCTGCTCGGCGCCGACGTGCGCGTCCCCACGATGACCGGCGACGTCACGATGACGATCCCCGCCGGCACGCAGAACAACAAGATGCTGCGGCTCACCGGCAAGGGAATGCCGAAACTCAAAAACGGCGGCTACGGCGACGAGTACGTCCGGCTTATCGGCCAGCTCCCGACCAACCTCACCGACAAAGAAACGAAACTCTTCCGCGAACTCGCCACCCTCCGCAACGGCAAAGCCCACGAGTCACGCTGA
- a CDS encoding cupin domain-containing protein has protein sequence MDAPYASIVPREKLVPFAPGISWAVLPGDGVTLVYWVFEPPECGEVPLHQHAHAQSGIILEGSIVMRYADGVQKTLRPGDCYAVASNVAHGASFPERCVVVDVFTPNRVEYERRYAHGTRADAFTIIGATAVG, from the coding sequence ATGGACGCGCCATATGCTTCGATCGTTCCGCGCGAGAAGCTCGTCCCGTTCGCGCCGGGGATCTCGTGGGCGGTGCTGCCGGGTGACGGCGTGACGCTCGTCTATTGGGTGTTCGAGCCGCCGGAGTGCGGCGAGGTGCCGCTGCACCAGCACGCTCACGCGCAAAGCGGGATCATCCTCGAAGGCTCGATCGTGATGCGGTATGCGGACGGGGTGCAGAAGACGCTGCGTCCCGGCGACTGCTACGCGGTCGCGTCGAACGTCGCCCACGGCGCCTCGTTTCCGGAGCGCTGCGTCGTCGTCGACGTATTCACGCCCAACCGCGTCGAGTACGAACGACGCTACGCGCACGGAACGCGCGCGGACGCGTTCACGATCATCGGAGCGACCGCGGTCGGATAA
- a CDS encoding ABC transporter permease encodes MSIWQYFTEAFAVLAANRVRSILTALGLIIGVTAVIAIQVLGAGMAGAVEGILGGISDATFVVFPNAQQSDFTRAAIRLSDLQRAKYEVPNLVDAIPAGGQSLRASYGHLTRRVSLGAGADERFATATPIRFGRKISADDIATARNVCVLSNEAYTALGITGDPVGATLRVGEHRYAIVGVLGKAASGIVPVVINQGVTIPYPTYERQYARGRAIVAARFLLADPTQVDRTESDTLRWLKQLKKGRVTYQTFDRKTFSNAVNGLFAGITLVVALIGAVSLLVAGIGILNIMLVSVAERTREIGLRKAIGATRFQVLLQFFIEALALSGFGCLIGLIFGVAIGGVVNNVAIVHLSGVVAPIPWLRSIAIATGFATLVTVAFGTYPAWRAATLDPIEALRYE; translated from the coding sequence GTGAGCATCTGGCAGTACTTCACCGAAGCGTTCGCGGTGCTCGCCGCGAACCGCGTGCGCTCGATCCTCACCGCGCTCGGGCTGATCATCGGCGTGACGGCGGTGATCGCGATCCAAGTCCTCGGCGCCGGGATGGCGGGAGCGGTCGAGGGGATCCTCGGCGGGATCAGCGACGCGACGTTCGTCGTGTTTCCGAACGCGCAGCAAAGCGATTTCACCCGCGCCGCGATCCGTCTCTCCGACCTCCAGCGAGCGAAGTACGAGGTGCCCAACCTCGTCGACGCGATCCCGGCCGGCGGACAATCGCTGCGCGCGAGCTACGGTCATCTCACCCGGCGCGTCTCGCTGGGCGCCGGCGCCGACGAGCGCTTCGCGACCGCGACGCCGATCCGCTTCGGCCGCAAGATCTCCGCCGACGACATCGCGACGGCGCGCAACGTGTGCGTCCTCTCGAACGAAGCGTATACCGCGCTCGGGATCACCGGCGATCCGGTCGGCGCGACCTTGCGTGTCGGCGAACACCGCTACGCGATCGTCGGCGTGCTCGGTAAAGCCGCCAGCGGGATCGTCCCGGTCGTCATCAATCAAGGCGTGACGATCCCGTACCCGACCTACGAACGGCAGTACGCGCGCGGCCGCGCGATCGTCGCCGCTCGCTTTCTGCTCGCCGATCCGACGCAAGTCGATCGAACCGAGAGCGACACGCTGCGCTGGCTCAAGCAGCTCAAGAAAGGCCGCGTCACCTACCAGACCTTCGATCGCAAGACGTTCTCGAACGCCGTCAACGGACTCTTCGCGGGGATCACGCTCGTCGTCGCGCTGATCGGCGCGGTCTCGCTGCTCGTCGCCGGAATCGGCATCCTCAACATCATGCTGGTCAGCGTGGCGGAGCGTACGCGCGAGATCGGCCTGCGCAAAGCGATCGGCGCGACCCGCTTTCAAGTGCTCCTGCAGTTTTTCATCGAAGCGCTCGCGCTCTCCGGCTTCGGCTGTCTCATCGGCCTGATCTTCGGCGTCGCGATCGGCGGCGTGGTCAACAACGTCGCGATCGTGCACCTCTCCGGCGTCGTCGCGCCGATCCCATGGCTGCGCAGCATCGCGATCGCGACCGGCTTCGCAACGCTGGTCACCGTCGCGTTCGGCACCTATCCCGCCTGGCGCGCAGCGACCCTTGACCCCATCGAGGCCCTGCGCTATGAATGA
- a CDS encoding nucleotide exchange factor GrpE: MSDETVSTAPSETANPVQNGGAQANGGEGDLTAELAAARAEAKENYNKFLYAMADFENYKKRIERDLARIALDGRKSVLRRMLPVLDNLERAIAFDDSDGLRGGLQATLRMFESALAGENVKSVSLKGKPFDPNLAEAIATQPAPDGVAEDTVLDEAHKAYTMGDEVLRPAQVVVAKTP; encoded by the coding sequence GTGAGCGACGAGACCGTGAGCACGGCGCCGTCGGAGACGGCGAACCCCGTGCAGAACGGCGGCGCGCAAGCGAACGGCGGCGAGGGTGACCTCACCGCCGAGCTGGCTGCTGCGCGCGCCGAAGCGAAAGAGAACTACAACAAGTTCCTCTACGCGATGGCCGACTTCGAAAACTACAAGAAGCGGATCGAGCGCGACCTCGCCCGCATCGCGCTGGACGGCCGCAAGTCCGTCCTGCGCCGGATGCTCCCCGTTCTCGACAACCTCGAACGCGCGATCGCGTTCGACGACTCCGACGGGCTGCGCGGCGGTCTGCAGGCGACGCTGCGCATGTTCGAGTCGGCGCTTGCCGGCGAGAATGTGAAGAGCGTCTCGCTCAAAGGCAAACCTTTCGATCCCAACCTCGCGGAGGCGATCGCGACCCAGCCCGCACCCGACGGCGTCGCCGAAGACACCGTCCTCGACGAAGCGCACAAGGCGTACACGATGGGTGACGAGGTGCTGCGCCCCGCGCAAGTCGTCGTCGCCAAAACTCCGTGA
- a CDS encoding ABC transporter ATP-binding protein, whose protein sequence is MNDPAIDVVNVTKTYDLGEVHVHALNGVTFRIDAGEYVAIMGPSGSGKSTLMNTLGCLDRPTTGTYRLDGVDVSTLPDDGLAVIRLKKLGFVFQGFNLLARTSAVKNVALPLFYAGIGTRARNALAADRLREVGLGDRLDHKPSELSGGQQQRVAIARALVNDPAVLLADEPTGNLDSQTSEEIMALFEHLNEGGRTIIMVTHDEDVASHAKRIIRVRDGLIVDDRVRASGTAGRD, encoded by the coding sequence ATGAATGATCCCGCGATCGACGTCGTCAACGTCACCAAGACCTACGACCTCGGCGAGGTTCACGTCCACGCGCTCAACGGCGTCACGTTCCGCATCGACGCGGGCGAGTACGTCGCGATCATGGGCCCCTCCGGCTCCGGCAAATCGACGCTGATGAACACGCTCGGCTGCCTCGATCGCCCCACCACCGGTACCTACCGCCTCGACGGCGTCGACGTCTCGACGCTTCCCGACGACGGCCTTGCCGTGATCCGCCTCAAAAAGCTCGGCTTCGTCTTCCAAGGCTTCAACCTGCTGGCGCGGACCAGCGCGGTGAAGAACGTCGCCCTTCCGCTCTTCTACGCCGGCATCGGCACGCGCGCGCGCAACGCCCTCGCCGCCGACCGGCTGCGCGAAGTCGGGCTGGGGGATCGCCTCGACCACAAGCCGAGCGAGCTCTCCGGCGGCCAGCAGCAGCGCGTCGCGATCGCCCGCGCCCTCGTGAACGACCCGGCGGTCCTGCTGGCCGACGAGCCGACCGGCAACCTGGACTCGCAGACCAGCGAAGAGATCATGGCGCTCTTCGAGCACTTGAACGAAGGCGGCCGCACGATCATCATGGTCACCCACGACGAGGACGTCGCCTCCCACGCCAAGCGGATCATCCGGGTCCGCGACGGACTGATCGTCGACGACCGGGTGCGCGCGAGCGGCACGGCGGGGCGCGATTAA
- a CDS encoding S1C family serine protease, which translates to MKSRSVFGTAVVGLIGAIIGSFSMMLYASTHFAGVAGPGNTPPAVSAAPLQAGAGTTDQDRIVNAVKRVQPSVVALEVVVNGTQLVPVDPFAQMFGGGGPVVRQRVRQRASGSGFVYSKDGLILTNAHVVPNGTSQITVVFNNGDKVKGHVFSSNPGVDLALVKVDGYAKLPPPLEFVDTSKVSAGQWAIAIGEPLELQHSVAVGVVSGFNRDEPIQGEDQQLRIFKGLLQTSAPINPGNSGGPLIDYEGRVIGVNQSTANPSSAQGIGFAIPSTTVMQTAATLAKNPGKTLDANGTGTGKAFLGVQVVTIDNNVRTQLGGYRDPGGVAIGSVVDGTAAAQAGLEPGDVIQAVNGKSVNTAPEFTSTISSMKPGTKVTLRVWSSGVKKNVDVTLGEQPVANYLQQQQSP; encoded by the coding sequence GTGAAGTCTCGCAGCGTCTTCGGGACAGCAGTCGTCGGACTCATCGGCGCGATCATCGGGAGCTTCTCGATGATGCTCTACGCGAGCACGCACTTCGCCGGCGTCGCCGGCCCGGGAAACACGCCGCCGGCGGTCAGTGCCGCGCCGCTGCAAGCCGGCGCCGGGACGACCGATCAGGATCGAATCGTGAACGCAGTCAAGCGGGTGCAGCCCTCGGTGGTCGCGCTCGAAGTCGTCGTCAACGGCACGCAGCTCGTGCCGGTCGATCCGTTCGCGCAGATGTTCGGCGGCGGCGGCCCGGTCGTGCGTCAGCGCGTCCGCCAGCGCGCGTCCGGCTCCGGCTTCGTCTATTCGAAAGACGGCCTGATCCTCACCAACGCGCACGTTGTCCCGAACGGGACGAGTCAGATCACCGTCGTCTTCAATAACGGCGACAAGGTGAAGGGGCATGTGTTCTCCTCGAATCCCGGCGTCGATCTCGCGCTCGTGAAGGTGGACGGCTATGCGAAGCTGCCGCCGCCGCTCGAGTTCGTCGACACCAGCAAGGTGTCGGCGGGCCAGTGGGCGATCGCGATCGGCGAACCGCTGGAACTGCAGCATTCGGTCGCGGTCGGCGTCGTCTCCGGCTTCAACCGCGACGAACCGATCCAGGGCGAAGACCAACAGCTGCGGATCTTCAAAGGACTCTTGCAGACGTCGGCGCCGATCAACCCCGGCAACTCCGGCGGCCCGCTGATCGACTACGAAGGACGCGTCATCGGCGTCAACCAGTCGACGGCGAACCCGTCGTCGGCGCAGGGGATCGGCTTCGCGATCCCATCGACCACGGTGATGCAGACGGCTGCGACGCTCGCCAAAAACCCCGGTAAAACGCTCGATGCGAACGGCACCGGGACCGGCAAAGCGTTTCTCGGCGTGCAGGTAGTGACGATCGACAACAACGTGCGCACGCAGCTCGGCGGCTACCGCGATCCCGGCGGCGTTGCGATCGGCAGCGTCGTCGACGGAACGGCGGCCGCGCAGGCCGGGCTCGAACCGGGCGACGTGATCCAAGCGGTCAACGGCAAATCGGTGAACACGGCGCCGGAGTTCACCTCGACGATCTCGTCGATGAAGCCGGGGACCAAGGTCACGCTGCGCGTGTGGTCGTCCGGCGTCAAGAAGAACGTCGACGTCACGCTCGGCGAGCAGCCCGTCGCGAACTACCTGCAGCAGCAGCAGAGCCCCTAG